In Plasmodium malariae genome assembly, contig: PmUG01_00_29, whole genome shotgun sequence, the following are encoded in one genomic region:
- the PmUG01_00055100 gene encoding fam-l protein has translation MEQKIKSLLFIKIATFIILTWIYHLYYDIETFKKYFIVKYMYDRKLYMRNYRSLAKFEKDKDSNIAWLKEKISNNGMYENKDICYNEMRNLGKSERSNRNSGKSTGENKQVMKNNSCIFETKKYSRSEKKIFKELDFENFLKKNRTISNKLYNKIIRKKYGLRLSLPLIFLLFLSTSLLLEFWGLGLVSLLCYILNIIKPGCLRKIHNLLEMSPFKEFFKSIDTIKVTVRNTSKDVHFYVTGFFGIFIYLLPFILFGVTLILKIFYYHKKVKKYQKIKIRKR, from the exons atggaacaaaaaataaagtcactactatttattaaaattgctacatttatcattttaacttggatatatcatttatactATGACATC gaGACGTTTAAGAAGTATTTTATCGTGAAATACATGTATgatagaaaattatatatgcgAAATTATCGATCCCTAGctaaatttgaaaaagatAAGGATTCAAATATTGCATggttaaaagaaaagatatcaaataatggaatgtatgaaaataaagatatatgttataatgaGATGAGGAACTTAGGAAAAAGCGAACGATCAAATAGAAATTCAGGAAAAAGTACGGGAGAGAATAAACAagttatgaaaaataattcttgtatatttgaaacaaaaaaatattctcgttctgaaaaaaaaatattcaaagaacttgATTTTGAGAatttccttaaaaaaaacagGACAATTAGTAATAAGTTGTACAACAAAAttatacgtaaaaaatatggattGCGACTTTCTTTAcccttaatatttttattgtttttatcaaCATCCCTCTTATTAGAATTTTGGGGATTAGGACTTGTAAGTTTATTGTgttatatattgaatatCATTAAACCTGGATGcttaagaaaaatacataatttgtTGGAAATGTCTCCTTTTAAAGAGTTTTTCAAATCTATAGATACAATAAAAGTGACGGTGCGAAATACTAGTAAGGATGTTCACTTTTATGTAACTGGtttttttggtatttttatctatttattaccttttatattattcggTGTTACACTTATATTAAAGATTTTTTACTACCATAagaaagttaaaaaatatcaaaaaattaagatcagaaaaagataa